The window TTCATATCCACTCTGTCACTGccactttaatcccatgggcttcctctttgctaacaagtctatactttatcaaacaccttttgaacgtccatatacacatgaactgcttttttttttctgatctgtACTATTGTCAGCTGTGAGTCAGTTGTTAGCAGTCTTGTTTCTGAATcaaaaggttctgggttcaagtcccactccaggacttgagttcaAAAAAATctggactgctgcactgtctgaagtgctgtcttttggatgttaAATACCGggtcgatgtaaaagatcccatggcactatttcaaagaagaacaaggggagttatccctggtgtactgaccaatatttaTATCTTAATCAACATCGCGAAAACAGGTTATCTAgtcgtcacattgctgtttgtgggagcttgctgtgcacaaattggttgccatgtttccgacattgtaacagtgactacatttcaaaattacttcattcaccaaagtgctttgagaagtccagtggtcataaaaggcgctaataaatgcaagtccttATGTTTTTTTTCTATTGAAGATGCTGGTTCCTGGGCATGTTTTCAGTAATATTTTGCAATGATTCCTCTTCTCCCTCCCCACAGACATTAAAGTATGCGTTTCAGACAAGTGATCGATTATGCTTTGTCATGGAGTATGCGAATGGTGGAGAGGTAGGTTTGTTGTTTTCTCCCCTCTGTTTGGCTGGTGTCGGCGGTACCTGTCCTTGGCTGAAGCTGCTCTGTCGGGCTGGATTGTTGTTCCAGTGCCATCAGTCTCTGATATCTTGCCCAAGTGTCGTCTCCTCTTGTTCCCTCAACTGCGTGTAGGGCAGCTGACTCTTCCGCTAAGTAGCCCATACCTGGTCTCATTCCTCGTCCACGCAGTTGAACTTTCCATTTGGATTCTCCGTACAGCGGTCAGGGGCAGGAATCTGGGCTCAGTTCTAGCTCGGGGCACTGAGGCTAGTTGTCGCACCCCTCTCCTCCCAGCTGTGTGTAAAGTAGTGCGTGGTGATGACGACTGGATGAGCAACCCAAAGGTTGAGAGTTCACATCCCACGACGTCAGGTTGTGAATTTGCATGGAATAAATCTAGTAATCTGTGGGCGGGCACCAGAATATAATTACCTCAAACtgctggattgttataaaaacgTAAACTGGCCCGCAGTTACCTCCCTGAGCCAGTCTGACCCACTTGTGACGCCCGTCCCACACGCTGGGTGGTTGACTGAGAGGTCTTGCTGAAGCACCTGCTAGAGCCACTCTGTTGTCATGCCGACTGAGATCAGCTTTCTCAGCAGAGAGGGTGATTGAACCTGGGGCCTCTAAATTTCTGTGTATATTTAGTGCTGTGGCATGTTTCCACCCTGCCCTTCCAGGACTAGAGAGCTGAGATCACATAACTTGGCACTGACTCGGGGCTCAAACTGGGGAGCCCGAAGGTTTCATTGGTTTGTGTCCCTTCCCTGGCCTCTGAGAATTACCTACAGTCGCTGTGCTTCCCTGCATGGGGAGGGGAAATGAGAGGGagaccccacctcccaccccaccaccctcAATGATGGTTCTTACACATGCCCCTGTGCCTTGGACCCCTTTTGTGCTGTAGGGAACTCCTCCCTGGGGCCTCCAGTGGCATGTTATAGAAGTAACAGCTATTTTTATACCAATGGTCTGGTGAGGGGCTGGACGGGGAAAGTGTTACCTGGGGAAATGCTCGGCATTTCCTTTAACCCACattagttctgggcaccactacATCTCAGGAAGAATAGATTAGCAATGTCAATTCACCAGAAAGATACTGGAACTAAACTGGTTAAATTGAGGACAGCTTGCATAGATTAGGCTTTTATTCACTTATTTGGAAGATTGAGGGGTAATCTAATTGAAGTGCTTAAAatgataatttctctctatctaccctatcaaatcctatttgttgtggtgggggagtccagaacaaccttaaaattagagctgggccattcaggggtgatgtcaggaagcacttcacacggAGTAGTGGAAATCTCGAACATTCTACCATAAGAGGTTGTTGAGGCCAGAGGTCAGTTGAATATTTCAAAGttaagattgatggatttttgttaggcaagggcacTTGTGTTCTGAAACCATGCCGGGTAAATGGATTTTAGAATAATTGATTGGaatagacttgaggggctgaatggcctcctcctgttcctgtgtatatCTGATGCTTACGCTCCCCCTCTTGCTTCTTCCCCAGCTCTTCTTCCACCTTTCGAGAGAGCGTGTTTTTACCGAGGATCGCGCACGCTTTTACGGGGCTGAGATTGTATCCGCTCTGGATTACCTCCATGATAAGAACGTAGTCTACAGAGATCTGAAGGTTGGTATTTGGCCATGGGGTGCAGCAGCTTCCGATTCACCAGAGTTTCCATTCTGTGCAAATAGTTGGGAGTTTGGATGAGGGGACGGAGTGAGGAGGAATTGAGGTCatctttacatagaaacataggagcaggagtaggccattcggcccttcgagcctgctttgccattcaatatgatcatggctgatcatccaaactcagtaccctgatcccgctttctccctgtatcccttaatCTTTTAACTTGGAAAAACTCTTCAAAGCCCTTCACGGGGGCCAAAGGAACAAAGTTGAACACTGAGCAAATGGAaaaattaggaggggtgaccaagaagcttgatcaaaggagcgttttaaggagtgtcttaaaggaggagagagacagagaggtttaggacaggaattccagagcttagggcccagacagttgAAGGTATGGCCACCTATGACAAAGTGATGACAATATTAACACCAGCATTGAATTCTGGGGAAACCCCTTGTTTACATTTCAGCTGGAAAACCTCATGTTGGATAAAGATGGACATATCAAGATCACGGACTTTGGCCTTTGTAAAGAGGGGATAACAGATGGAGCCACTATGAAGACCTTCTGTGGGACCCCAGAGTATCTGGCACCTGAGGTGAGTATTTCCAACCTCTCATTTTCTGTCAGCGATAAATCTTATGAAACATAATAGAACATGCCACAAAATTGGAATGACATTCGTAAAAAGATCTtggttaattttttttttcaggTGCTTGCTATTCTCTGACTCTTTGCTCATTTGCTGATTCTTTTCACCTCAGACACATTGTGCTCTTATTTGGCCTTCCTGCCCCCAAGGGTCTCTTGTGGCAGAGTGTGGTGAGGGTTTATAGATGACCAGTGGAGGAACTCTTTCCGATTCCACCACCCTTTATCCTTGAGGATAGCTGGCCTCCTGCCAGTGCTGCAGCACACTGGTTGAATTTGTGAGGCTGCTGATTTGCGCTTTGACCAGCTACGCCATCTGCAGAGTGGCTTCTGTCCGTAGGCCCTGACCCCTTGAGGCAGGAGATTCATGGCTTTTGAACTTGGTGGGGATGGGGTATGGAGTGATGGTGGTctttctttctcccctccctccacaGCACTGCTGCACAATCTCCTCCGTCCAAATGCAATCTTTCAGTTCTTTAAGGAGCAGACTAAGAGCACAGCCCCTAGCTGTACCATATCAAGAAAGGGAATGTTCTCTGGCctttgctgacttgggttgcaagttGGGTGGTTGTAAATATTCTTGATCACTGGAGCTAACCATGCGTGGAAATAGCTGCAGTGTTGAGAAGTGGTGAGACCGTGCAGGCTCTTCCATACCCAGTATTTAGTAATCCACTAGGCCACGGTGGCAGTGGGTGGAGTGAATTTACTTGGTGTTTTTTGAACGGGGACTGACCCAGCATTACCCTGATTGCTGCTCTTGTCGCACGCCAGGTGCTGGAGGACAATGACTATGGCCGAGCTGTAGACTGGTGGGGCCTCGGCGTTGTGATGTACGAGATGATGTGCGGGCGACTGCCCTTCTACAACCAGGACCACGAGAAACTGTTTGAGCTGATCCTCATGGAAGAAATTCGGTTTCCTCGCACCTTGTCTCCCGAAGCCAAATCCCTTCTCTCGGGACTCTTAAAGAAAGATCCCAAACAGAGGTAAGACATGCTAAGTCGCTCGAGTGAATGCCTTTCAAATCTCATCCCCCAACCACTCCAAGGCCCCAGCTCAGTGAAACCAACCCTGCCATGTGAAGTTTGTTGAAGTAAGCTGTTCTTGCTCATtctttctcctctttctccccccccccccccccctccccttcaccccctaccTCTGCCTGCACCTTCCCTCTTCTCCATTCTGCACAAAACTAAATTCACAAAAACAAGTCTGGAGCAGCACTGCATTATGAGGGAACGGTTAAAAGGGAATTATGGCCAGCATTGTCATCATTCCAGTATTGCACCATTTGTTCTTTTAATTTTAATGGGGAACTCGCTCACAATAGTGAGACTAATCTTTTTTCATTACTGTGACCTGCCGTAGTTTCTTTTTATCTTGTGCTTGCTGATTGGCTGTGCCTTGATGCCTTTTCCTGGTGCGGGATTGAAATCTCATGCACTTCCCccatttcctttgctccaccattggtggccatgccttcaaccgtctaggccctaaactctggaattccctccctgaacctcgccacctctctcctcctttaagacactcctgtgaagtgccttgtaactttcgactatgttaaaggcactgtataattgcaaATTGTTAACATCGCTGCCTAATTGCATGCCAAGTGTCCAAGAAATAATGAGTGGCTCGTGCAATTAAGGCTGTAAGCTGAATTATGCCCCAGCATgaattcgatgggccgaatggcctctttattGCCCTAATGACTGACTCTCCGTGGACCAGGATGGTCCCAGGTTTGACCGCTGGTCATTGGTGAATCAATTGATTCCTTCAGGCAGCACTAGGGAAAAATACAGTTATGATTACCAGTCCCCTCTGGGTGAGGggcctccgacactgtctgaactcTCCAGTGAAAGGTGGCCAATATCCATGGAATCAATCAGTGCCTTTGAGATGGAGCAGAGGGTGGGAAAACGGAGTTGCAGTGGATTAGATACTATGCACTTCTCCAGTATGGACTGTAATCCAGTCAGACTGCTGGGAGGGAGGGCTAGCCACTGACTATTCAACTGTGTAGAGAGGGTGCACGATTTCCTGATGACAGTTGGCCCATTGCACAAAGCTAACCTTGCTTGATATTTGTCTCACTCAGCAAGATTTCAATGGTGCTGGTTCTTGGGGCAAACTAGAGGGACCTTTGCTTTGTACTTGTCCATGCTGCATCTGGTCTGGGAGTGTTCAGCTTTACCACCACGGGACGTGGCAGATCCTTGGactgttttttttttttgaaaaggaatTGCTTGGATGGGCTAGTAGTACCTTTTATTATCATTTAGTGGTCCCAAGTTGGGTTGCAGTTAGATGGGCAGTTGCTATTCGTGTTCCTGTGTGCAACTGGTGGGGCTAGTGTTGGATAAATGGGTGGGGTGTGTCCGAATGTGGGCAGGAGGATGGTGAAGTACGGGCCTATTTTGTGAAGAACTGTAGGTTAAATTACAAGGCAAGGTCGCACAAACTAGGGTTTATATTCTCGAGTTcagaaggttaagggtgatttggttgacgttttcaagataataagggggaCTGATtgaatagagagaaactttttctgaTGGCCGGGAAGTCCAGGGCTCGGGAGCATAGTTTAGAAATTAGAGCTGGCCTTTCAAGAACGAAGtttggaaacacttctacacacagggTGGTAGACGTTTGGCACTGTCTGCCACAGCTGGCAATTGAGACTGAGTTTGATAGCTTTAGATATTGAGAGATATGGGGAAAAGGCCCATATGGTGGTTAAGGGTTAGGGTATGGAATTagtttgcagatcagccatgatctcattgaatggcagtgcaggcttatTGGGCTaattggcctacttctgttccgatGTTCCTGGCACCTGCTGTCTATGTGGTGAGCGCTTCGACTCTCTACTGCCAACTGCCTCACAACCAAATAATTATCTCCCACGGGAGGTGGGGTTAAGTCCGGTTACTGAGGCTGCAGGATGATGGACTTGGCGATGGAGAAATTGGAACTGAGCCAAATCTGTGTGGCAGGCTCGGTTATGCAATGCACAAGCCCGATTGGTCTGCGGTATTCCATTGATGATTGACCAGGTTAAACCTGGAGGAATCGGCCTTGGGGCTGAGGTTCTTCCCACAGTGGGTCAGGTGGTCCTATCTGGGTACCCAGAAATCCAGCTGATAAAGTATTTGAAGGGAGGCCTGCTATGAAGAGCAAGCAATCAAAGGTGCATCAAATGCAGTGTACTGATGATCACTGATTGTGTCTCTCAGTACAGAGGCTGTGCTGGTACTTTGTCATCGGGGAAACTGCCTGTTTTATGTAGATGAAAAGAGTCGATCTCAATCCTGCTGTATGTGCTAATAAGAATTTAATTCCAGCAATAGGTCTGAGTTTCCCCTTGCACCGTCAGTGTTCAGGCAGTAAGCTAAAGACATTCTTACAGGGACCCAGTCAGTAAGTGCAGGTGGAGTCGTCAGTCTATGGACGTGGTGTAAAAATGTTGGCAATGTGCATATATGAATTTCAACGGGAAGAAAGACAAACTTCCAACTAGTTTGCCTTGCACCATCTTTGTAGTCGGATAATACGAGGCTAAGGGAGTTGTGGGCTATCATTCCAATCAATCTCTTATCAGTTAGTCCCTGACGTGGTGAGGAAAaccccccagtggtggagagctttgggaagcaTTGGTCAAAGATCACCCCTCGCTCTCAAGCATGCTGccctacccccgcccccccccaatttGTCATATATCGTGTCTTTCGAGGTTTGCTTTTTGAGGTCCTCGCCcttcatatagtgtcagatggttACGTGTTCCACCAACTCTGTTGGAAATCTTCTCTAGCAACAATGCTTTGCCTTTAGCCTTTCAATGAAATAAAGCATCCAAAACACTGGTAGAAATAACCAGACACTGAACAGAGCTGGGAGAAGGGTTCAAGGTAGGTGACCAAAGAGAAGTATTGAGAAGGAGGAGAGAGTTGTAGCCAGGGAGAGGGGTTCATAAGATGTTCTGATTTGTCCACCAAGGACGAAGTCCAAGTAGTGAAAAGAGGAAGGGAGGGGCTGCAATGGAGGCCACTCGGAAGAGCAGAGATGTGTATCGAAACGAGGCTGAAACAGGTTGCAGAGGTCAGAATGGATGATCCCTTGGGAGGAATGACTTAAAAGCTGAGGGCAAGGATTCTGAAATTGCCACGTTGGGGGTTAGGGAGCTGGAGAGGATGAAGGGGGGAGCGGTTCTTGGTGTGGATTGGATAGTCAGTGTTTTATTCACCTCTGCTCTCATCTCAAGGTTGGGCGGTGGTCCTGAAGATGCCAAGGAAGTCATGCACCACAAATTCTTTGTCCCGGTTAACTGGCAGGATGTCGTAGAGAAGCGGGTGAGAGAACCAAAGTATTTGACGGACCTCATTTATTGTTAAGAAATAgctcgtttttaaaaaaaaaaaacaggatggaCAAGAGCTGCTTTGGAACAGTCTGAATGGGATCTTTCTCACCAGTTTTACTTACCAGTAATGTGCTCCACAGTGCCTAATACTGTCACACcagcatctcaaagcacttcacgctCAACTGGATTGCTTTGACGTTCAGGCAACTAATCTGTACACCACTAAATCTTGCCAATAGCACTGGTGATTGCTCCACAGGATAGgggttgtgggggcgggggggtgataAGAGTGGTGCAATATATGTGGGTGGGTGCTACCAGGGTATGGGTGAATGCTGCTTGGGGTTACAGATGCAGGACGGGTGCCACCCAAGAAATGCGCAGGGGTGCAGTCAGTTTCCACCCATTGTGGTGGAGGGAACATGATGCAGGGTATGTGAGAGTGGGTGCAGCCCAGGAcatggtggttgggggagtggtGGTGCACTGCctggggtcggggtggggggggggggcgggtgtcaTTGGTGTGGGCAGCTGCCAACAACCTGGGCGGGTGGATGAGGTATCTGTGGGCCGGTGTAACCCAGGGTAGAGCTTATTCTGATCTCCTGCTTCGAACGAAGAGGGAGTTTGGATGGTGCAGTGATTGTATTGGGACTAAGCTAATTCCTCTGTCCTCCATTCCCTTTCTGTGCAACAGCTTGTGCCCCCGTTCAAACCCCAAGTGTCCTCTGAGACAGATACGCGATATTTTGATGATGAATTCACAGCAGAGTCGATAACGGTCACCCCCCCAGATAAATGTGAGTATTAAAGTCCCATGTGGATGAGCAAGGAACAGTTTGATTTGTTCCATTTCTGTTTTGAGGTTCTTCCTCTAGATTAGCTCTTTATAAAGGCAAAAGCAAAACCAGAACCATTTGGAGGGTTGGGGTTGTGGTTCTGGCCAGCTGGAACGATGAGTGGGGGTGCAGAACCATTATTGTTTGCTCATATACAAAGACCCCCAGATATTTCATTTTCCTTTTAGGTGATTGCCCCTGCCTGGATTATTTTGTCCTCATAAGATGCattattaccttgaatttttcatcTGAAATAAAGGAGATAGATTTAAAATATAATCTATTCTCAATAAGCAATCTCTCTATTGATAAAGAAAAACTGAGCAGCCGCAATAGTAGAAACTGCGAATCGGATGTTTTCTGTCGATGATCTGGTCATCGTGGTAGAAAAATGCATTTTTAAATAAATGTCTTGCCTCAGGTGAAAGTTGTTGAATTCAGTCACGAGTTTGTTTTGAAAGTTCCTTGCGGGGGGAATCCAAATAACCTTTTCAGATCCTCACAGGGGGAGGGCACCTGACTCTTTAATGCAGATTAGTTGAAATTTCTTTTTGATAGTGGAGGTTGTTGAGATAAACTGAGGCCTTGAAGTAAAAACTTTACAAGGAAGGTATTTGAAAGGCAGAAGTTACTGTTCAGACAAATTAAATCGTATTGCGGAATGTGAACTTTTTTTAAGcgttatttttgttttaaaaacttATTTTGGACATCAGAAAAATCAGTTACTGAGAGGAAAAAAATGCTGCTTGTGATTCAGTTGGTTCAACAAAGTGTCAAAATGCTGCAATGAAATGTTGACGCATTTAAATGAGGCGTTATAACCAGATTTAAATTTGAACTTTCCACTGAAATATAAGTTCAAGCAATACCCAAGATCTTTAAAACATATTCAAAACTCAACTCGAGTGAGCAGAGGTTATGTTTGTCGAATTGGCTTCAGGATGTGGTGCTGAGTTTGCGGAGGAGGACCCCAACTCTACCACACTGCCAGTTTCTAAACCTGTGGTTTATTTGGAACTCCCAGTGGCTCTCAGGCCACATATTCCATGATCAGTCATATCGCAGCCGGCAGTTATCTATTTGCCACGGGGCTCGGAGATGGTCCCTGGCCACATTCAGGCCGATAGCATGATTGAGGGCCCAGAAGCATTCTCTCCCGTACGTGCTCTGTCGCTTTCCCCTCGTCGTCGCTGACagtttttcttttctctctctctacagtTGATAACTTGGACCTGATGGAGAGTGATCAGAAAGCACACTTTCCCCAGTTCTCTTACTCAGCAAGCGTGCGAGAATAAACCCTGCAATGATACCAAAAAGAATAAAACACCCAGGACTTTCTCTTCCTGATCCGGAGAAGACAATTCCACATTATCCCAAAACTCCACCCTTTTCCATCATCGGTCTTCAGCTGCAAACTCGGACTCCCAGGATCTGCAGGCACCGCTGTTTGGAATTTCACTACCGGTTCACTTTCATTCTAGAAATTGGGTTTTTTATATAATATGTACATAGCAAACAACAAACTCGCAGTGATTGTTCCACTGCTGTAAAAGCCACGGCTTGGGACGTTTGTGCATATTTTAAAGAGACATCTGTACAGTGAGGGTGGGCCTCCCCTCACCCAGTGCCATCCATGCAGAGTGAGGTCACGGACTGCTGACACCGCTCGCTTCACGTCACGtttcacttttttttaaagaataatTTCTATATCGTCTTATTGTTCCATTGGAGACACACACAAAAATCATTTGGGTGCTGGCAGACGCACACAGATATCCGACGGGTGCACTCTTCGCAGGCACGTACGCACACCAAAAGTGGTTTGAACAAATGGCAGAGTTAAGGCTAAATATTTGGCCGGCACTACTTTGTTGGAGAGTTGAAAgagtagtgctgttggtggggtggAGAGGGATCCTGGATATTGCAGTTCATTTCTATATCAGTGCAAGATAGAGATTGTAGATTTAATGATTGGCCCCCCAGGTATTTCTGCCATTTTATTCTCTCACTGTTGCAGCCTGCAGCCAATAGCGTTTGTGGATCAGGCAGCCTGGGCCCTCTACAGCTCAAGTTGGCAGGGAGATCGAGCAGTGCTGTTAATATTGCTGTTGACGGGaagtcagaattttttttttcccctAGCAACTGCACTGTGGCTCAGGTGTTAAAGTCGGTGAGTGAATGACCCAGAGCAGAGATCACTGGTTCAACTCCAGGATCAGCTCTGGGTTaaatagagtggggggggggggggggggggaagacacggCTGAAGTTTAGAGAGGGGAAAATCATATTTTGCTGCAGTGTTACTGCTCTGGTTAGGCTGGCAGGTGAACTTCCAATTGGTTATATTTTTTTACAAAATGAACGTTCCCGGTGACACCATAGAGTAGACCAACGCTTGGTTGCGAACAGTTCAGCcgagttttaaaaaaattaaatgttgGTGTTAACGTTCTGACAATCGTGA of the Heterodontus francisci isolate sHetFra1 chromosome 40, sHetFra1.hap1, whole genome shotgun sequence genome contains:
- the LOC137353090 gene encoding RAC-beta serine/threonine-protein kinase gives rise to the protein MNEVSVVKEGWLHKRGEYIKTWRPRYFLLKSDGSFIGYKEKPESPDHGLPPLNNFSVAECQLMKTERPRPNTFIIRCLQWTTVIERTFHVDTPDEREEWTRAIQTVANSLKHQEPGDDAMDVKCGSPSDSSGMEAMEVSILKSRNKVTMNDFDYLKLLGKGTFGKVILVKEKATGRYYAMKILRKEVIIAKDEVAHTVTESRVLQNTRHPFLTTLKYAFQTSDRLCFVMEYANGGELFFHLSRERVFTEDRARFYGAEIVSALDYLHDKNVVYRDLKLENLMLDKDGHIKITDFGLCKEGITDGATMKTFCGTPEYLAPEVLEDNDYGRAVDWWGLGVVMYEMMCGRLPFYNQDHEKLFELILMEEIRFPRTLSPEAKSLLSGLLKKDPKQRLGGGPEDAKEVMHHKFFVPVNWQDVVEKRLVPPFKPQVSSETDTRYFDDEFTAESITVTPPDKFDNLDLMESDQKAHFPQFSYSASVRE